One genomic segment of Desulfocapsa sulfexigens DSM 10523 includes these proteins:
- a CDS encoding sigma-54-dependent transcriptional regulator translates to MLILIVDDEITQREMLQGFLEKQGFKVLTAAGGNEALRIFESAPVELVLMDHRMEDMNGDEVLERMRGASPLVRAIMITAYGDVSTAVKVMQLGADDFMEKPVDLMDLLAKIRRIEQGLMVERESGKITESLEQIELPISIIGSSKPMQELLSLIYRVAPTEWAALIHGETGTGKELVARLIHLMGPRKNGPFVEVNCAAIPENLFESELFGHEKGAFTGAASQRRGRFELAAGGTLFLDEVGELPLQLQAKLLRALQEKKVSRVGSEKEIEVDARVLTATNKDLQQMVSEGSFREDLFFRLNVLELRVPPLRERRDDIVELTEYFLGKYAVSDIGFGTDAMAQLVKYPFPGNVRELEHLIQRLVTLVRGSRIEVMDLPMRVREGKNTGGLLSERLAEVEKEMLIAALEEHQWVQTKAADSLGISERVLRYKMNKAGIKK, encoded by the coding sequence ATGCTGATACTGATAGTCGATGATGAAATAACCCAGCGGGAAATGCTGCAGGGTTTTCTTGAAAAACAGGGTTTTAAAGTGCTGACCGCTGCAGGCGGCAATGAGGCATTGCGTATTTTCGAATCTGCTCCCGTGGAGCTGGTGCTGATGGATCACCGCATGGAGGACATGAATGGTGATGAGGTACTTGAACGGATGAGAGGCGCTTCCCCTCTGGTGCGGGCAATTATGATTACTGCCTACGGAGATGTGTCAACGGCCGTAAAAGTGATGCAGCTCGGTGCTGACGATTTTATGGAAAAACCCGTCGATCTTATGGATCTCCTGGCTAAAATCCGTAGAATTGAACAGGGCCTTATGGTTGAGAGGGAGTCTGGAAAGATAACAGAATCACTTGAGCAGATTGAATTGCCAATATCAATCATCGGTTCCAGTAAGCCCATGCAGGAGCTGCTGTCTCTTATTTATCGCGTCGCTCCAACGGAATGGGCTGCCTTGATTCACGGAGAAACCGGTACAGGAAAGGAACTGGTGGCAAGACTTATACACCTGATGGGACCTCGGAAAAATGGCCCCTTTGTTGAGGTGAATTGTGCTGCAATCCCAGAAAATCTGTTTGAGTCAGAACTCTTTGGCCATGAAAAGGGGGCATTTACCGGTGCTGCTTCACAGCGTCGTGGACGTTTTGAGCTTGCAGCTGGCGGAACACTCTTTCTTGATGAGGTGGGAGAGTTGCCCCTGCAGCTCCAGGCAAAACTCTTACGTGCGCTGCAGGAAAAGAAGGTGAGTCGTGTTGGTTCCGAAAAAGAGATCGAAGTTGATGCCAGGGTGCTTACTGCTACCAATAAGGATCTGCAACAGATGGTGAGTGAAGGTAGTTTTCGTGAAGATCTGTTTTTTCGTCTCAATGTTCTTGAATTACGCGTTCCCCCTCTGAGAGAACGTCGTGATGATATTGTGGAGCTGACAGAATATTTTCTTGGTAAATATGCAGTCAGCGACATTGGGTTCGGCACCGATGCCATGGCCCAGCTGGTGAAATATCCATTTCCTGGTAATGTGCGTGAGCTTGAACATCTCATTCAGCGTCTGGTTACTCTTGTCCGTGGATCTCGAATTGAAGTGATGGATCTTCCCATGAGGGTACGTGAGGGCAAGAATACGGGAGGACTGCTCAGTGAGCGCCTGGCCGAGGTAGAAAAAGAGATGCTGATAGCAGCACTGGAGGAACACCAATGGGTTCAAACCAAGGCTGCGGATTCTTTGGGGATAAGTGAGCGTGTTCTGCGGTACAAGATGAATAAGGCAGGGATTAAAAAATAG